GAGGCCCGGTGCCTCCATTGGCTGCGGATCCCTCGTAGGCACGCGTTTCTTCGTCTTCCGGCGAAGGTTCAGTCCCAGATCCCGGTACACCCGATGCACCCTCTTGTGGTTCCAGTCGTGGCCGTCCAGCCGCAGTCTCCGATAGCACTTCCAGAAGCCCCAGCGGTTGTGCTCCTCCACGATCGCCTGCAACGCCTCGATCACTTCCCGGTCTCGCTCCAGCCTGTCCGACCGATCACGGTACCAGGCCGTCCTGGACAGCCCTACGGCCTCGCACGACCTCGCAACGGCTGTATGACTAACCTTCATGTCTTGCGATCGTCGCCTGGTCAAGGTATAGCGTGACGGTGTCCATCGGACGCTTCCCCATGTTTCTGTAGCCCCTGTGCGGCCTCTCGGTGTTGTAGTGCACCAGCCATCCGTCCAGATCAGCCTGGAGAGCCTCTGTTGATTCGTAGAAGCTCTCTCGGAACACCTTCCGGAAGAACTCGTCGAGCACCGTCCTGTTGAAGCGTTCGACGAAGCCGTTCGTCTTCGGCGAACGCACCTTCGTCCTACGGTGCTCGATGTCGTTCAACGCCAGATACACCTCGTAGGGATGAGCATCAGTCCCACAGAACTCCCGGCCGTTGTCCGTAAGGATAGCCCCGACATCCAGATCGCGATCCTCGTAGAACGGCAGTACGTCGTTGTGGAGCAGGGCGACCGCACACTCAGGAAGCTTCCCGGTATGGATGAACCCGAAGGCGTAGGAGCCGTAGGTGTCGACAACGGCCTGCATGTAGACCCGGCCCACGCCCTTCAGCCTGCCCACGTAGAACGTGTCCTGGCAGAGAAGCTCTCCCGGTCTGCTGCTCTCGACATGACGCTCGCGGAAGCACGGATTGGTCTTCTCTATCTGCGCCACCTGGTCCGCCGAGAGCTCGATCCCCTCGGCCAGGTGCCGCTCCTCGAGCTTCATCAGCCGATCGTACTTCGACCCCATCCCGTGCTTGATCAGGATGTTCTGGATCGTCGGCGAACTGACCGAGACCCCGTCCAGCTTCAGCCAGTCCGAGAGCCTCACGCAGCCCCACCCGGGATGCTCCATGCTCGTGGCGAGGATCCGCTCGACAGTCTCCGGAGGCGTCGTCTGGGGGTGTGTCCGGTGGATCGGCGGCATGTCCACGAGCCCGTCGATCCCGTGCGTCTGGAAGCGCCGCTTCCACTCGTAGAAGCTCGTGCGGTCCATGTTCGACCGCCGGCATGCCTCCGTGATGTTCCCCAGCTTCTCCGCGAGCTGCAGAACCGTCAGACGCTGCCGGGCTATCTTCTTCGCCGGATCCTTCTCCGTGATCTTCTCGCGCTTCCCTGTCATGTCCCCTCCCTGTCTGCCCGATGATACTCACGATCACCACGTCAGACAAGAAGGTTAGTCATACACAACGGCCATCCCATGTTCCGCCACCAGATAGACCGCTGCATCCAGCCTCTCCGGTGGCGTCAGAGCTTTTTTGAGATGAGAACCTTCAGAGCATCGTTCTCGAGGCTCAGGTTCGAGTACATCCGCTTCAGCCGGCTGTTCTCGGCCTCGAGCTCCTTCATGCGCCTTAGCTCGGACACGCCCATCCCGCCATACTTCTTCTTCCAGCGATAGAACGTGTTGCCGGCGATCCCGTTCTTCCGGCACACCTCGGTCACCGGCACACCCGCGTCAGCTTCCCGCAGGATCGCGACGATCTGCGACTCCGTGAACTTCGACTGCTTCATCTCAACCTCCTGGCTCGTCAGCAGGAGGTGTCACTCTAACAGGTGTGGCTCAAACGGGGAAGCTTACGTTGCGACATACTGCTGGAAGTCAACAGCAGGAGGTAGAGCAAGAGAATTAATAATCCTTTGCTGACAGGATAGTCGTGTTTGTAACTCGCGAATACCTGATCTCCTGTCAACATCCAGTCACTCCACATCTCGAGTGCAGTTCTGTTTCTCCCACAATGATGTTCCATTACCAGCGAGGTGTCTAGCCATATCTGACTAGACTCCTCTCCACTGTTTCAGTACAGCAGTTCCACTCGCTTCAGGGAGGTACTTCCTCGGCTAGGACGGGGCCTGCCAACTGTTAGGCCAGGGGATGCGCCTCAAGACTACGCCCCGATAAGGTCATAGACCTCGGCCAGATGGGCCAGATAGGGCATCAGCGTGTTCCAAGAATCCAGAACCAGGGGCACCACGCTGATTTCCGCAAGAGCGGAAACCAGCAGGCACGACAGCGGTTCACCATGAACTTGGGCATCCTGTTCGGTGAACCGCGAGAGTGCCCGGATCGTACTTCGCTAGACGCGCTCGAAGGGCTATCAACATCCGCAGTGGCGGGAATGAGCTGGCCTGGCAGCTGCCCGCCACCATCCCGATTCATCCCGCCAGGCGGGCTGCGAGAAGGCCCGGAGCGTATTTCTCCTCAATCTGCTAGATAGTATGAAAACCATGCAAACACATGGTCAGTGCGGACGGCGACAAACCTAGCCGGCCCCATTCGACTCCGGAACAGCTACGGGATTCTTCACCCTGCAAGAGGGGGCGAACGAGGTCAGTACTGCACAACGGAAGTCTCTGCTCGCTATTCTCCAGTGCCCGCCTTGATCCCTCCCCAGGTCTCCGGCGCCAGCTCGTTGACGTCGAACCATATCTCACTGACGTGATAGACCCCGTCGGTTCCCAGATAGCTCCAGAAGAACTGCCCGTCAGGCGTCCCGGAGCATGCCAATCCCGTGGTTTGTGCGACTGGGAACGGGAATGGTGTGGGTCCCGACGGCTCTGGATAGGCCGTCGTCCCGGATACGTAGTACGTGTAGAAGTAGGGCGAGTCTCCGCAGCAGGCGATGATACCGCCGAAGGGATCCGAAGCCTGGTCGACGCAGAGAGGATAGACGGCAAGGCCCGTCACCTGTCCCGGGAGGCCCTGGAGATCGATGGTTACTGCCCCCGTCCCGTCCGAGTCGAATACGAAGAGCCTCGCCTGCCCGCCATCGTACTCCGACTCCCAGAGCTGGTCACCAAAGATGTCGAAGCATTCCAGTGTGCCCCCGGATGTCCCCGCCGGGTTCAAGAAGGTCAGCCATCCCCCGGATCCGTCGGAC
The window above is part of the Candidatus Fermentibacter sp. genome. Proteins encoded here:
- a CDS encoding transposase, which produces MKQSKFTESQIVAILREADAGVPVTEVCRKNGIAGNTFYRWKKKYGGMGVSELRRMKELEAENSRLKRMYSNLSLENDALKVLISKKL
- a CDS encoding IS481 family transposase: MTGKREKITEKDPAKKIARQRLTVLQLAEKLGNITEACRRSNMDRTSFYEWKRRFQTHGIDGLVDMPPIHRTHPQTTPPETVERILATSMEHPGWGCVRLSDWLKLDGVSVSSPTIQNILIKHGMGSKYDRLMKLEERHLAEGIELSADQVAQIEKTNPCFRERHVESSRPGELLCQDTFYVGRLKGVGRVYMQAVVDTYGSYAFGFIHTGKLPECAVALLHNDVLPFYEDRDLDVGAILTDNGREFCGTDAHPYEVYLALNDIEHRRTKVRSPKTNGFVERFNRTVLDEFFRKVFRESFYESTEALQADLDGWLVHYNTERPHRGYRNMGKRPMDTVTLYLDQATIARHEG